The Thiohalophilus sp. sequence AGATCAGCCGCGCGCTATGTATCTGGCCGAGCTGAGTCTGGAGCTGGCGCAAAAAGTCCTCAAGCCGGGCGGGGATATGTTGATCAAGGCGTTTACCGGCGAGGGTCTGGATGAATTTAAACGCGAAATCCGGCAACATTTCGCGAAATTGGTTGTCCGAAAACCGAAGGCTTCACGGCCCCGTTCTCCCGAGATTTATCTGCTGGCGAGGGGCTATAATGTGTAGTAGTGTATTTTGCATGACAGCAAACGCCTGTGATGGCAGGCCATGAGGTAGACCATTGAACGACTTGACCAAGAATATCCTGTTGTGGGTGATCGTGGCGATCATCCTCATGTCGGTGTTCCAGAATCTGAGCACGACAACTCCCGCGACTGAAAAGCCCTATTCACAATTCATGCAGGATGTGAAAAGCGGCCAGGTGATGGAAGTCACTATTCAGGGGCGTAATATTACCGGCCGTACTCAAGGGGGTGAAAATTTCAAGACCTTCAGTCCTGAAACAGACAACACCGCCATGATCGGCGACCTGATGAAGCATAACGTGACCATCAAGGCCAAGCCGCCGGAGCAGTCTATCTGGACTCAGATATTCATCTCCTGGTTCCCGTTCCTGCTGATCATCGGCCTGTGGATTTTCTTTATGCGCCAGATGCAGGGTGGCGGCGGTGGCCGCGGTGCCCTGTCGTTCGGCAAGAGCAAGGCGCGCATGCTGGGTGAGGATCAGGTCAATATCCGCTTCAACGATGTGGCCGGCTGTGACGAAGCCAAGGATGAAGTGCAGGAACTGGTCGAATTCCTGCGTGACCCGGGCAGGTTCCAGAAGCTGGGCGGGATGATCCCGCGCGGTGTGCTGATGGTCGGCCCGCCCGGTACCGGTAAAACCCTGCTGGCCAAGGCGATTGCCGGCGAGGCCAAGGTGCCGTTCTTTACCATCTCCGGTTCCGATTTTGTGGAAATGTTTGTCGGTGTCGGCGCCTCGCGGGTGCGCGACATGTTCGAGCAGGCCAAGAAGCAGGCGCCGTGCATTATCTTTATCGACGAAATCGATGCGGTCGGTCGGCATCGCGGTGCCGGCCTGGGCGGCGGTCATGACGAGCGTGAGCAGACCCTCAACCAGCTGCTGGTGGAAATGGATGGCTTCGAAGGCAACGAGGGCGTGATCGTGATCGCCGCCACCAACCGTCCCGACGTGCTGGATCCGGCGTTGCTGCGTCCCGGTCGTTTCGACCGCCAGGTGGTCGTGCCGCTGCCCGACATGCGGGGCCGCGAGCAGATCCTCAAGGTCCACATGCGCAAGGTGCCGGTGGGTGATGATGTCGAACCGATGGTGATTGCCCGCGGCACACCCGGCTTCTCCGGGGCCGATCTGGCCAATCTGGTCAACGAGGCCGCCCTGTTTGCCGCGCGCGGCAACAAGCGCCTGGTCTGTATGGAAGAGTTCGAAAAGGCCAAGGACAAGATCATGATGGGCGCCGAGCGCAAGTCCATGGTGATGAACGAGGAAGAGAAAAAGCTCACCGCCTATCACGAGGCCGGCCATGCCATCGTGGGCCTGAGCGTACCGTCGCACGATCCGGTCTACAAGGTCAGTATTATTCCGCGTGGCCGGGCGCTGGGTGTGACCATGTTCCTGCCCGAAGAGGATCGCTATAGCTATACCAAGGAGCGGCTGGAAAGTTCCATCGCCTCCCTGTTCGGCGGGCGCCTGGCCGAGGAGCTGATCTTCGGCAACGAACACGTGACCACCGGTGCCTCCAACGATATTCAGCGCACCACCGAGATCGCTCGCAACATGGTGACCAAGTGGGGTCTGTCCGAACGCCTCGGTCCGATGACTTACGGCGAGGACGAAGGCGAGGTGTTCCTCGGTCATTCGGTGACCCAGCACAAGAACCTCTCCGATGAGACCGCGCATATTATCGATGAAGAGATTCGCTCCATCATCGATCGCAACTACCAGCGGGCCAAGACGGTGCTGACCGATCATATGGACAAGCTGCACCTGATGGCACAGGCGCTGATCAAGTATGAAACCATCGACAAGCGGCAGATCGATGCCATCATGAGCGGTAACGAGCCACCGCCGCCCGCCGACTGGGATGATCACGAGCCGCCGCACAGCCCCTCCGATGACGAGGAGAAGAAACCCTCCCGCGCGGACAAGGGGGAAGGCAAGATCGGCGGTCCGGCCGGTGAACACTGAGCCATCCCGCCGTTAAGTACAATCAACGCCCCGTTTTGACGGGGCGTTTTTCGTTTTGCCCGGCAACGATTGCCAGTGGCGGTCATGTAACGCCCGCCAGGAGCCGTTTTCGACAAGCCGGTGGTTGTGGCGCGTGAATGGATCCGGTTTGCTTGCCGGTCGCCGTCGTCGAATGTTGTTAAACTACGGCAGCAGATACCCGGAATGAATCAAGCATGGCGATAGATCTCAGTCCCGAACAATGGCCCCTGATCATGGGGATACTCAATGTGACCCCGGACTCCTTCTCCGATGGAGGGCATTTTAATCAGCCTTCGGCGGCGATCGAACGGGTGCGGCGAATGATCGAGGAGGGCGCCGACATGATTGATATCGGCGGCGAGTCTACCCGCCCGGGCGCGCCGGCCGTTTCACAAGAGGATGAACTGGCACGGGTGATTCCGGTCATCGAGGCGATCCGTCGCGACAGTCCCATCCCGATCTCGGTGGATACCAGCAAGCCGGCGGTGATGCGCGCGGCGGTGGCCGCCGGCGCCAGCCTGATTAACGATGTGCGGGCGTTGCAGGAACCCGGCGCGCCGGAAGCCGCGGCCGAACTGGGTGTGCCGATCTGCCTGATGCACATGCAGGGCCAGCCGCGGACCATGCAGGCCAATCCGCATTACGAGGATGTGGTCGAAGAGGTCCTGGCGTTTTTGCTGCAGCGGATAGAGGCCTGTCAGGGTGTGGGGATTACGCCGGACAAGGTGATTCTGGATCCCGGCTTCGGTTTCGGAAAAACGGCGGGGCATAACCTGACCCTGTTCCGTGAGCTGGGCCGTTTTGTCGAGACCGGCTACCCGGTGCTGGTGGGGGTCTCGCGCAAATCGTTAATCGGCAAACTGCTGGGTGAGCGGCCGGTGGAAGAGCGCCTGGCGGGCAGTCTCGCCCTGGCAACCCTGGCCGGCTGGCTGGGGGCGGCCATCCTGCGGGTGCATGATGTACGCGAGACCGCCGATGCCCTGGCGATGTGCCGGGCTGTGCAACAGGCCTGAGTATCGGCGGGGTGATTGCTTTATAATCGCTGAAACAGGGCCTGGCCGGCCCGTGCCGGCGGCAAGGGGAATGTTGTTTTATGTCATGTAAATATTTTGGTACCGACGGGGTCCGCGGGCGGGTCGGGGAGTTCCCGATCACGCCGGAGTTTATTCTCAAGCTGGGCTGGGCGGCCGGGCGGGTGCTGGGCAATGGCGGCGGCAAGGTGCTGATCGGCAAGGATACCCGGCTCTCCGGCTATATTTTCGAATCGGCCCTGGAAGCGGGGCTGGCGGCCGCCGGCATGGATGTCTGTCTGCTGGGCCCGATGCCGACGCCCGGCATTGCCCATCTGACCCGCACCCTGCACGCCCGCGCCGGGATCGTCATCAGTGCCTCGCATAACGCCTATCCGGACAATGGCATCAAGTTCTTCTCCGCCGAGGGGACCAAGCTGCCCGACGAGGTGGAGCTGGCGATCGAGGCGATGATCGACCAGGAGCTGGTCACCAGCGCACCGGATAAACTCGGCCGTGCCACCCGGGTGGACGACGCGGCCGGGCGCTATATCGAGTTTTGCAAAAGCACGTTTCCCGAGCATCTCGATCTCAACGGCCTGCATATCGTGCTCGATTGCGCCAACGGCGCCACCTACCAGATTGGACCCAAGGTCTTCGCCGAACTGGGCGCCAGACTGACGGTGATCGGCAACGATCCCGACGGCCTCAATATCAACGACGGTTGCGGCTCCACCCACCTGGAATGGTTGCAGAAAAATGTCCAGTTGCAGGGCGCCGATCTGGGCATTGCCTTCGACGGGGACGGGGATCGGGTGTTGATGATCGACAGTCAGGGCGCGATCGTCGACGGCGACGAACTGCTGTACGTGATCACCGCCCATCGTCAGCGCACGCGGCGCCTGGAAGGCGGGGTGGTGGGGACCCTGATGACCAATCTGGGCATGGAGCATGCCCTGCAGGTGGCCGGCATTCCGTTCTCGCGGGCCAGGGTCGGGGATCGCTATGTGATGGAGCAGTTGCAGGCACAAGGCTGGCAACTGGGCGGGGAAGGCTCCGGGCACCTGATCTGCCTGGAC is a genomic window containing:
- the folP gene encoding dihydropteroate synthase; protein product: MAIDLSPEQWPLIMGILNVTPDSFSDGGHFNQPSAAIERVRRMIEEGADMIDIGGESTRPGAPAVSQEDELARVIPVIEAIRRDSPIPISVDTSKPAVMRAAVAAGASLINDVRALQEPGAPEAAAELGVPICLMHMQGQPRTMQANPHYEDVVEEVLAFLLQRIEACQGVGITPDKVILDPGFGFGKTAGHNLTLFRELGRFVETGYPVLVGVSRKSLIGKLLGERPVEERLAGSLALATLAGWLGAAILRVHDVRETADALAMCRAVQQA
- the ftsH gene encoding ATP-dependent zinc metalloprotease FtsH, with the translated sequence MNDLTKNILLWVIVAIILMSVFQNLSTTTPATEKPYSQFMQDVKSGQVMEVTIQGRNITGRTQGGENFKTFSPETDNTAMIGDLMKHNVTIKAKPPEQSIWTQIFISWFPFLLIIGLWIFFMRQMQGGGGGRGALSFGKSKARMLGEDQVNIRFNDVAGCDEAKDEVQELVEFLRDPGRFQKLGGMIPRGVLMVGPPGTGKTLLAKAIAGEAKVPFFTISGSDFVEMFVGVGASRVRDMFEQAKKQAPCIIFIDEIDAVGRHRGAGLGGGHDEREQTLNQLLVEMDGFEGNEGVIVIAATNRPDVLDPALLRPGRFDRQVVVPLPDMRGREQILKVHMRKVPVGDDVEPMVIARGTPGFSGADLANLVNEAALFAARGNKRLVCMEEFEKAKDKIMMGAERKSMVMNEEEKKLTAYHEAGHAIVGLSVPSHDPVYKVSIIPRGRALGVTMFLPEEDRYSYTKERLESSIASLFGGRLAEELIFGNEHVTTGASNDIQRTTEIARNMVTKWGLSERLGPMTYGEDEGEVFLGHSVTQHKNLSDETAHIIDEEIRSIIDRNYQRAKTVLTDHMDKLHLMAQALIKYETIDKRQIDAIMSGNEPPPPADWDDHEPPHSPSDDEEKKPSRADKGEGKIGGPAGEH
- the glmM gene encoding phosphoglucosamine mutase produces the protein MSCKYFGTDGVRGRVGEFPITPEFILKLGWAAGRVLGNGGGKVLIGKDTRLSGYIFESALEAGLAAAGMDVCLLGPMPTPGIAHLTRTLHARAGIVISASHNAYPDNGIKFFSAEGTKLPDEVELAIEAMIDQELVTSAPDKLGRATRVDDAAGRYIEFCKSTFPEHLDLNGLHIVLDCANGATYQIGPKVFAELGARLTVIGNDPDGLNINDGCGSTHLEWLQKNVQLQGADLGIAFDGDGDRVLMIDSQGAIVDGDELLYVITAHRQRTRRLEGGVVGTLMTNLGMEHALQVAGIPFSRARVGDRYVMEQLQAQGWQLGGEGSGHLICLDKTTTGDGIVAALQVLAAVVESGRSLTDLVAGMHKYPQQLINVRLARKVDVLGAPEVQAAVAAAESELATRGRVLLRASGTEPLLRVMVEGQDADQVTRVAHELAGVVERALGPG